The genomic DNA CCCACCCGTTCTCGCAAGTAGAGGTTTGCCGGTCTTGACTGTATCTCCTCAGCCGTCGGTTTAATCAATGGAAGAACGCCCATGACGCTTCCAGCCGGCTGGGAGGGGCCAGACCACAATTTTCTGGGAATCGACGAACCTTGGTGCCATCCGGACCAGGCGGGTGTCTATGTTCTACCGGCTCCCTACGAGCACACTTCCAGTTATATTCGCGGATCAGACCATGGCCCATCCGCCATCCTGGAAGCATCTTGCCAGGTTGAATTCTACGACGAGCAGCTCGGGTGTGAACCGTTTCGAGAATGGGGCGGGATCGCGACCGCTTCGCCCTTGGATCTCAAAGGGGACGTCGACCGCGCCGCAGTCGATGCCATCGAAGCGTTTGTATCCCGCCACGTGGGAACCGGACGATTTCTCATCACGCTGACGGGCGAGCACACTGGTGCATTAGGAGCGATTCGGGCCCATGCGAAACGATATCCGCAGATGACCGTTGTGCAGATCGATGCCCACGGCGATTTACGGGATGCCTATCAAGGCAATCCGTTCAGCCATGCCAGCGTCATGGCGCGGGTAGTGGAAGATGGCTTACCCTTGGTGCAAGTGGGGATTCGGTCGATCAGCCCGGAAGAAGTCGCTCGTATTGACGCCACGGCCCGCATCAAGACGTTTTTTGCTGCGACCATCCTCGATCCATCCGGTCCCTACGAAGGCAAAGCGTCGAACTGGATCCCTGAAGTGGTCGCAGCCTGCCGAACGCCCGTGTACCTGACATTCGACTGCGATGGGCTAGACGCGTCAATCGTTCCCGCCCTGGGCACTCCCGAGCCGGGTGGGCTGGGGTGGTACGACACCCTCAATCTCATCACGGCGCTGGCCAACGGGCCTGGTATCGTCGGCATGGATGTCAGCGAGATCGCTCCCATCGAAGGATTCGTGGCGCCGCAATTTTCCATCGCGCGGTTGATCTATCGTATACTGGGTCGTGTCCGGGCCGGCCGTCGCGTGCATTAACGATCAGCATCACACATCTATCGTCCCGTCTTCGCGTGGCGCAAACCATTCGCATCAATAAGTTCTTTACGGAGCATGGGATCTGTTCCCGGCGTGAGGCAGACCGTTTAATTGAGTCGGGCGTCATCACGATCAATGGTCGCGTGGCCAAACTCGGCGACCAGGTAACGTCCAATGACGTCATTGCCCGCGAGGGCCGTGTGATTCCTTGGGGCAAAGCGAATCTCTATATCAAGTATCATAAGCCGGTCGGCGTCACGACAACGAGCGAATCGCATGTTCCTCGAAATATTATTGCGGAGATCGGGTACCCGAAGCGGATTTTTCCGATCGGGCGGTTGGACAAGGATTCGTCCGGTCTCATCTTGCTGACGAACGACGGCGACATCGTGAATGAGATTCTCCGTGCCGAATTCGGACACGAACGAGAGTACCTCGTGCAGGTCAATCATCCGTTCGGCCAATCCTTTTTGGATCATCTGTCACAGGGTGTGGTGATTCTTGGAAGCCGGACGAAGCCCTGTCGGACGATGCGCATGGGGCGTGATCAGTTTCGCATCATTCTGACTGAGGGACGGAACCGGCAAATCAGGCGGATGTGCCAAGCGCTGGGCTATCGAGTGACGATGCTGCACCGCACCAGGATCATGCATATGACCATCACAGGGTTGAGCGTCGGCGAGTGGAAAGAGCTCACGAGTCAGGAGCGAGAACAGCTCATACAGGCAGTGGGGCGCAAGCCATCGTGATGGATCTCGACCGGAGGGAAAAGCGGCTAGTCGAGCAGCGCTTGCCGGGCGGTTCGGATGAGAGCGAGGACGGACGGGTGCTTCAGTCGTCGCTCTGCAGTGATGGCGTAGAAATGCTGTTTGAGAGTCTCCAACTGTCCGATCAGTTGGACACGGTATTGGCGGCAGATCTCTTTCTCGATCACCGACACGCCGGGGAAGATCCCATGCCCGTCCTGTCCGAACGCTTTCAATGTCGCACTGTCGTCGAACTCACCCACAATATTCGGATGCAGCCCATGGTTGACCAGCCATTGGTCGAGCAGCCGCCGAAGCGCGGCATTCGATGTCGGGAGGAGTATAGGGGCTCCGCTTAACGACTGCGGAAATCCTCGGCGATATTGTGCTGCCAACTTGGCTGTCGCAAATAGAGTCACTCCCGATTCACCTAAGGGATGACTGTAGGTGTGCTCCTTGATGCTTGATGGGGCGGGTGTGTCGGCGATTACCAGATCCAATCGATGGGCTGTCAGGTCGGTCAAGAGTTGGCGAAGCTTGTCTTCCTGGCAAATCAACCGCGTCGGCCGATACAGCTTCAAAGCCGATTTGAGGAGCTGAGTCGCCAACGGTTTCGGCACTGCGTCCGCGATGCCGACGACCAGCCGCGTCGGATGTCCATTGCCCTGCCCCTTCACGGTGTTCATCAGCTCTTGACCGGTCGCGAAGATGTCCTCCGCGTACTTGAACACGAGCTGGCCCATCTCCGTCAGGGCCAGGCGGCGACCTGTTCGGATGAACAGCTTCTCGCCCAATGTAGTTTCTAAGAGGTGGATCTGTCCGCTGATGGTGGGCTGTGCGAGGCGGAGTTCTTCGCAGGCTTTGGTCACGGTGCCGTGCCTGGCGACGGACCAGAAGTACAGCAGGTGATGATAGTTCAGCCAATCCATATGGCCCTGGGCCTCGAATTAGGGAAGACACTATACATCGGATTAGCCGATAACTCCAATCCGTTTTATCTATTTTAAAATATCAGCGCGAGGTTGCTACTGTGAGCGCCGTCCGCCACCCAATGTGAAAGGAGCATCCCGCATGATCGCTCTGGTATTGGCCGTTGTGACTCTCCTGCCAATGACCGCACTGGCGGAACCGGTGATCGACTCGCGTGCCGTGCAGGCCCAGTCGACTCGCACCGCACCACTGACCATCGGAGAAGTGCTGGCTCGAATCGAGTTGACGCATCCGCTGCTTCGGGGGATGGGAGCCGAGCGAGCGAAGGCCCGGGCGAAGATCCTCAAGGCGCTCGGGGCCTGGGAACCGACGGTCAAGAGCTATTCACAGACCGAACGTTATCAAACGTGGAATCTCACGACGGCTTTCGACATTCCGAGTCAACATACGGGAGGATATAACGACAGC from Nitrospira sp. includes the following:
- a CDS encoding LSU rRNA pseudouridine(2604) synthase, whose protein sequence is MAQTIRINKFFTEHGICSRREADRLIESGVITINGRVAKLGDQVTSNDVIAREGRVIPWGKANLYIKYHKPVGVTTTSESHVPRNIIAEIGYPKRIFPIGRLDKDSSGLILLTNDGDIVNEILRAEFGHEREYLVQVNHPFGQSFLDHLSQGVVILGSRTKPCRTMRMGRDQFRIILTEGRNRQIRRMCQALGYRVTMLHRTRIMHMTITGLSVGEWKELTSQEREQLIQAVGRKPS
- a CDS encoding Agmatinase → MTLPAGWEGPDHNFLGIDEPWCHPDQAGVYVLPAPYEHTSSYIRGSDHGPSAILEASCQVEFYDEQLGCEPFREWGGIATASPLDLKGDVDRAAVDAIEAFVSRHVGTGRFLITLTGEHTGALGAIRAHAKRYPQMTVVQIDAHGDLRDAYQGNPFSHASVMARVVEDGLPLVQVGIRSISPEEVARIDATARIKTFFAATILDPSGPYEGKASNWIPEVVAACRTPVYLTFDCDGLDASIVPALGTPEPGGLGWYDTLNLITALANGPGIVGMDVSEIAPIEGFVAPQFSIARLIYRILGRVRAGRRVH
- a CDS encoding Transcriptional regulator, LysR family, whose protein sequence is MDWLNYHHLLYFWSVARHGTVTKACEELRLAQPTISGQIHLLETTLGEKLFIRTGRRLALTEMGQLVFKYAEDIFATGQELMNTVKGQGNGHPTRLVVGIADAVPKPLATQLLKSALKLYRPTRLICQEDKLRQLLTDLTAHRLDLVIADTPAPSSIKEHTYSHPLGESGVTLFATAKLAAQYRRGFPQSLSGAPILLPTSNAALRRLLDQWLVNHGLHPNIVGEFDDSATLKAFGQDGHGIFPGVSVIEKEICRQYRVQLIGQLETLKQHFYAITAERRLKHPSVLALIRTARQALLD